The following DNA comes from Ornithinimicrobium avium.
GGACTCGGTCCTGGCGCCGACGGGTGAGCGCGAGTTCGTGCTGGTGGTGACGCAGGAGCAGGCGCGGCTGATCCCGGCGGAGGCGAGCGTGGAGATCACGTTCGAGGACCACAGGTGGACCGCGGTGATCGCGGGGTCGGAGCTGGACGAGTTCGGGTCGACCACGTTCACCCTCACCGCCCCCGGCGGCGGCGAGGTGTGCGGGGAGGAGTGCGGGGTGCTGCCCAACGACGCGCAGGTGACGTTGCGCTCGGACGTGGTGATCGTGCCGAGGGTGGAGGGCACGACGGTGCCCGCGGCGGCGGTGCGCACGAGGCCCGACGGCACCGCATACCTGGTGACCGAGGACGGGGAGGTCGAGGTGGGCGTGCGCGGGTCCGGGCAGGGCGTGGCCGTGGTCGACGGGGTCGAGCCCGGCACCAGGGTCCAGGTCCTCGGCGGCACCCAGGGGGTGCAACCCGCCCCGGCCCAGCCGGAGCCGGAGCCCGGGCAGGGAGACGACTCCGCCTCGACCCAGGAGGGATGAGCCGTGCTGGCGGTGGAGGACCTGAGCTTCGCCTACGAGCGCGGCGGGGAGGAGCTCTTCGGCGGGCTGTGCCACGAGTTCGTCCCGGGTGCGGTGACGGCGGTGACGGGTCCGTCGGGGCGGGGCAAGTCGACGCTGCTGTACGTGCTGGGCCTGATGCTCACGCCGACCCGCGGGCACGTGCTGCTGTCCGGGCAGGAGGTGTCCTCGGCGCCCGACGCGCTGCGCTCCCGGGTGCGGGCGCACCGGATCGGCTTCGTCTTCCAGGACTCGGCGCTGGACCCGACCCGCACCGTGCTCGACTCGGTGGTCGAGCCGGCCCTTTATGCCGGGTGGCGGCTGGGCCGGGCGCGGGAGCGGGGCCGGGTGCTGCTGGAGCAGATGGGCGTCGGTGCCCGGGCGGACCACCGGCCCGGCGAGGTGTCCGGCGGGCAGGCGCAGCGGGTCGCGGTGTGCCGGGCGCTGGTGACCGACCCGGTCGTGGTGCTGGCCGACGAGCCGACCGGCAACCTGGACCGCGACAACGCCGAGGGCGTGCTCCGGGCGCTGTCCGCGGCGGCGGGCGGCCACGGCACCCACGGCGAGGGTGACGGCATACCGCGCACGGTGGTGGTGGCCACGCACGACCCCTTCGTGCTCGAGCACGCCGACGAGGTGCTGGCGCTGTGAGGCCGTGGCTGTTCTGGCGGGAGGCGCTGGCGACGGCGTGGGCGGCGAAGGTGCCCTCGAGCCTGGTGCTTCTGCTGGTGGCGACGATGTGCGCGGCGACGATCGCGACGGTGGGGCGCACGGCGGCGGCCGAGGCGCAGCTGCTGGAGCGGCTGGACTCGGCCGGGTCGCGGGTGCTGGTGGTGGCCGACGCGCGCGGGGACGACCTGATCTCGGCGACGGTCGTGGACCAGGTCGCGGGCCTGTCGACCTCCGAGCGGGCGGTCGGCACGCTGATCCCGGTGGACGTGGTCAACGGGGTCGTCGGGCAGGGCGCGACCCGGGTGCCGGCGTGGGGCGTGCACGGCGACCTGTCCGCGGTCGCGACGCTGACCGCCGGTCGTTGGCCGGGTCCGGGGGAGGCGGTCGTCACCGAAGAGGCGATGACCCGGCTGGGGCTGGACGACCCGGTCGGGTGGGTCGCGCAGGCCTCCACCACGGTGGTCGACGACTGGTCGGTCGTCGGGAGCTTCGAGCCGAGGGACCCGTTCGGCGACTACGCCTCCGGGGTGCTCTACGTCGCGCCGGAGGGCCGGGCCCTCGATGCGGTGCACGTCGTGCTCACCGAGGCCGACGTCGCCCAGGTCGCTCAGGCGCAGGTGCTGCGGCTCATCGACCCCCCGGCCCCGGACTCGGTGACGATCACCTCGCCGGTGTCGCTGGCGCAGCTGCAGGAGCAGGTGACCGGTGACCTGGCCAGTTTCGGGCGCACCCTGCTGCTCGGCGTGCTCGGTGCCGGGGCGCTGCTGGTGGCGATCGTGACCCTGGCCGACGTCCTCGTGCGCCGCGCCGACCTCGGCCGGCGCCGCGCGCTGGGCGCCACCCGTGCCACCATCGTCGCCCTCGTCGTCCTGCGCACCCTCATCCCCGCCCTGCTCGGTGCGGCGGTCGGTGTCGCCGCGGGTATGGCGATCACCGGCCGCCTCGGCGCCGTCCCGCCCTGGGACTTCACCACCGGCACCGCCGTCCTGGCCCTGCTCGCCGCGGTCGTCGCCGCCGTCCTGCCCGCCCTCTACGCCGCCACCCGCGACCCCGTCAGGGTGCTCAGGACCCCATGAGGGGCGCAGGCGCACGGGACGTGGCGAGGCGCACGGCATACCTGACGGTCGTGGTGGCGCTGCTGGTGACCGGGTGCAGCGGGACAGAACCGCCGGCCGCGCCGAGCGACCCGGCCGTGACGCCCGGGGAGTGGGACGGGCCGGCGACGCGTGAGGAGTACCTCACCGAGCTGGCCGAGATCCACGGGATCGAGGACCCGCCGCCCGTCGAGATCGTCCAGGAGATTGCGCAGGACGACGACGGGCTGCGGCTCATCGCCGAGTGCTACGCCGAGCACGGCTGGCCGTCGACCTTCGACGGCGACGGCATCGTGACCGAAGGCATCCCGCCGGAGCAGCAGGAGGCGTTCGACCTGGACCGGTACATCTGCAACGCGTCCTACCCGGTGGCTGAGAGGTACCGCAGCCTGTCGCCGGAGGAGCACCTGAGGCGGTGGTACACCTACCTCACGACGACCTACGTGCCGTGCGTCGAGGCGCTGGGCTACGAGATCTCCGAGCCGCCGACGCTGGAGACCTTCCTCGCCTCGGGAGGGTCGCAGTGGATCCCGAACGAGGAGGTCTTCCGTCAGTCGCAGGCCCAGGACGAGGACTTCACGCAGGTCGAGGAGCAGTGCCCCCAGGACATGCCGCTGGAGATGCTGGAGCAGTGAGCCGTCGTCAGGGCAGGGACAGCCGCGGCCGGCGAACCTTCGACTGAGCGATGACGCGCGGGGAGACCTGCGCGGTAGGTGCTACTCCTCGCCTGGACAGGCCTGCAGCGCCCCGACGTCCACGATGCCGCCCGCGACGGGGTAGGGGCTCCACGCCACGATCTCCTGGTCGTGTCCGGCCTTGCGGTACTGCTCGACGAAGGTCGGCAGGCTCGGCGGGTCGGGGGTGGTGTATCCCTCGACCTCCAGGCACTCCTGCACCCGGAGCAGCTCTTCGTAGACCCCCGCGATCTCGTCGTCGGTGAGTGGCGCGGACGTGGGCTCGCCGCCGTGCTCCTCGGCGCAGGACGCGTAGGCCCTCTCCGCCGCGGCCTCCTGGCCGGGAGGCGAAGCGAACTCGACCCCACCGTCCCCGTCGTCGATGACCTCTGCCGGATAGCCGTCCTCGGTCATGCAGTCGGCGACCTCTGCGAAGAACTCCCTGGCCAGGGCCTGCTCGGCCTGCCGGTCGACCGTTGCCAGCGGATCGTCGCTCGCCGGGGAACAGGCCGTCACACCCAGCGCCACCAGCAGCCAGAGCAACCGCCGACCGGAGTGCCTCGGCCAGGAAGTAGTTCTCTGAGCCGACGGTCCTGAGCTCATGGCCCCTTCCCTTCTCATCCCTGACGATGCCTCGGGCCAGCGCCCCTCTGCGCGAGCCCCTGAGGTCACGTCGTGATGCAGGCAGCGTAAAGGAATGAGGGGGGTCAAGGGCTCGACGAGACTCAGCTGAAGTGCCCGCGTACGTTCCGGTGAGAGCGTCGAGATCCTTGCTGGAGCCGTGAGCCGTCGTCACGGTCCTGGACCTCCGGCCGGACCTGGGCTTGATCGCCCTCGTGCGG
Coding sequences within:
- a CDS encoding ABC transporter ATP-binding protein, which gives rise to MLAVEDLSFAYERGGEELFGGLCHEFVPGAVTAVTGPSGRGKSTLLYVLGLMLTPTRGHVLLSGQEVSSAPDALRSRVRAHRIGFVFQDSALDPTRTVLDSVVEPALYAGWRLGRARERGRVLLEQMGVGARADHRPGEVSGGQAQRVAVCRALVTDPVVVLADEPTGNLDRDNAEGVLRALSAAAGGHGTHGEGDGIPRTVVVATHDPFVLEHADEVLAL
- a CDS encoding ABC transporter permease, whose product is MRPWLFWREALATAWAAKVPSSLVLLLVATMCAATIATVGRTAAAEAQLLERLDSAGSRVLVVADARGDDLISATVVDQVAGLSTSERAVGTLIPVDVVNGVVGQGATRVPAWGVHGDLSAVATLTAGRWPGPGEAVVTEEAMTRLGLDDPVGWVAQASTTVVDDWSVVGSFEPRDPFGDYASGVLYVAPEGRALDAVHVVLTEADVAQVAQAQVLRLIDPPAPDSVTITSPVSLAQLQEQVTGDLASFGRTLLLGVLGAGALLVAIVTLADVLVRRADLGRRRALGATRATIVALVVLRTLIPALLGAAVGVAAGMAITGRLGAVPPWDFTTGTAVLALLAAVVAAVLPALYAATRDPVRVLRTP